In Rhea pennata isolate bPtePen1 chromosome 8, bPtePen1.pri, whole genome shotgun sequence, one genomic interval encodes:
- the FRRS1 gene encoding ferric-chelate reductase 1 isoform X1 → MHFVLSACWTCKRFLLMELSRLAFAVWMFICLCRPLDGYPNGKIREVCSSMMPHHGSSPQLSPEHIITVNGTEFKPGDKIEVNLSGPDFEGFFIQARDAEHLDSPAVGSFMLVDQRLSQLLTCGHTKNSAVSHTSKAKKKYVKVYWIAPGDAPKHVQFLATVVKKYKTFWVKIPGAIVSQPNAPSPTTSLHRTSETVSTSHPISYLTKPFNASGCGNTKFCIRNPSSCDPESASCFFLSFQRERSSVLIEMSGPSEGYLAFALSHDQWMGGDNAYLCVNEDHRVSISSAYLKGRSPPVLDSENALEDVSWRLANGVLQCSFRRNIHFTPYKGRFSLDASYYIFLADGEASEGGLIYKHHRQPLITSGMYNITGLPQDIGGSRSPQLIKAHGALMFVAWVTTVSIGVIVARFFKPVWSHSLLFGKEIWFQVHRMLMLTTVMCTSISFVLPFIYRGGWCKQAGFHPYLGCTVMALAIFQALMAGFRPSPHAPRRQLFNWFHWSTGTTARILAVVTMFLGMDLPALDLPDPWDTYTMIGFVAWHVGIDVLLEIHSYCLIRKVEVIEDDRVQILQSLTSAEAEGHLFKRIVLTIYVCGNIVFLIAFLVAINQI, encoded by the exons ATGCATTTTGTTCTCTCAGCCTGTTGGACATGCAAACGCTTCTTGTTG ATGGAGCTGTCGAgacttgcttttgctgtttggATGTTTATTTGCCTCTGTAGACCTCTGGATGGTTATCCAAACGGAAAAATAAGAGAAGTCTGCAGTAGCATGATGCCTCATCATGGTAGCTCTCCCCAGCTGTCACCTGAGCACATTATTACAGTAAATGGGACTGAATTTAAACCAGGGGACAAAATAGAAG TTAATCTGTCTGGGCCGGattttgaaggatttttcaTACAGGCGCGAGATGCAGAACACTTGGATAGCCCTGCAGTTGGTTCTTTTATGTTAGTTGACCAGAGACTTTCTCAGCTTCTGACGTGTGGCCATACAAAG AACTCAGCGGTCAGTCACACAAgtaaagcaaagaagaaatacGTGAAAGTTTATTGGATTGCTCCTGGAGATGCACCAAAACATGTACAGTTTCT AGCCACAGTTGTGAAGAAGTACAAGACTTTCTGGGTAAAGATTCCTGGTGCCATTGTTTCTCAGCCTAATGCACCATCGCCAACAACATCCTTGCACAGAACATCAGAGACTGTATCAACTTCACATCCAATTTCTTACTTAACAAAGCCA TTTAATGCATCAGGCTGTGGAAATACGAAGTTCTGCATTAGGAATCCTTCAAGCTGTGATCCTGAAAGtgcttcctgttttttcttatcctttcaACGAGAGAGGAGCTCAGTACTCATTGAGATGAGTGGTCCCAGTGAAGGATACTTAGCATTTGCATTGTCCCATGACCAGTGGATG GGCGGTGATAATGCATATCTATGTGTTAATGAGGACCACCGCGTTAGCATAAGCAGTGCCTACCTGAAGGGACGAAGTCCGCCTGTTTTGGATTCAGAG AATGCACTTGAAGATGTGTCCTGGAGACTTGCAAATGGTGTTCTTCAATGTTCTTTCAGAAGGAATATTCATTTTACTCCTTATAAAGGGAGGTTTAGTCTGGATGCCAGTTACTACATCTTTCTAGCAGATGGGGAGGCTAGTGAAG GGGGACTAATATACAAACATCATCGTCAGCCTCTGATCACCAGTGGAATGTACAATATCACAGGACTCCCACAGGATATTGGAGGTTCCCGCTCACCCCAACTTATCAAGGCTCATG GTGCTCTGATGTTTGTTGCCTGGGTTACTACAGTTAGCATTGGTGTTATTGTTGCACGATTCTTCAAACCTGTCTGGTCTCATTCACTCCTGTTTGGAAAGGAGATATGGTTTCAG GTGCATCGTATGCTTATGTTAACCACAGTCATGTGCacaagcatttcttttgttttgccttttataTACCGAGGAGGTTGGTGCAAA CAAGCAGGTTTTCATCCATATCTCGGCTGTACTGTGATGGCCCTGGCAATTTTTCAGGCTCTTATGGCAGGTTTCAGACCATCTCCACATGCACCGAG gAGGCAGTTGTTTAACTGGTTTCACTGGAGCACTGGTACAACAGCTAGAATACTAGCTG TTGTGACTATGTTCTTGGGAATGGATCTACCAGCGCTTGACCTACCAGACCCGTGGGACACCTATACGATGATTGGTTTTGTAGCTTGGCACGTTGGGATCGATGTTCTTCTGGAAATACACAGCTACTGTCTCATACGTAAAG TTGAAGTGATAGAGGATGACAGAGTACAGATATTGCAGTCACTCACATCTGCAGAAGCAGAG GGTCATCTGTTTAAACGGATTGTGTTAACCATCTATGTTTGTGGAAATATAGTGTTCCTCATTGCCTTCCTGGTAGCAATCAACCAAATCTGA
- the FRRS1 gene encoding ferric-chelate reductase 1 isoform X2, whose protein sequence is MTTLLSHCKRRNSCKMELSRLAFAVWMFICLCRPLDGYPNGKIREVCSSMMPHHGSSPQLSPEHIITVNGTEFKPGDKIEVNLSGPDFEGFFIQARDAEHLDSPAVGSFMLVDQRLSQLLTCGHTKNSAVSHTSKAKKKYVKVYWIAPGDAPKHVQFLATVVKKYKTFWVKIPGAIVSQPNAPSPTTSLHRTSETVSTSHPISYLTKPFNASGCGNTKFCIRNPSSCDPESASCFFLSFQRERSSVLIEMSGPSEGYLAFALSHDQWMGGDNAYLCVNEDHRVSISSAYLKGRSPPVLDSENALEDVSWRLANGVLQCSFRRNIHFTPYKGRFSLDASYYIFLADGEASEGGLIYKHHRQPLITSGMYNITGLPQDIGGSRSPQLIKAHGALMFVAWVTTVSIGVIVARFFKPVWSHSLLFGKEIWFQVHRMLMLTTVMCTSISFVLPFIYRGGWCKQAGFHPYLGCTVMALAIFQALMAGFRPSPHAPRRQLFNWFHWSTGTTARILAVVTMFLGMDLPALDLPDPWDTYTMIGFVAWHVGIDVLLEIHSYCLIRKVEVIEDDRVQILQSLTSAEAEGHLFKRIVLTIYVCGNIVFLIAFLVAINQI, encoded by the exons ATGGAGCTGTCGAgacttgcttttgctgtttggATGTTTATTTGCCTCTGTAGACCTCTGGATGGTTATCCAAACGGAAAAATAAGAGAAGTCTGCAGTAGCATGATGCCTCATCATGGTAGCTCTCCCCAGCTGTCACCTGAGCACATTATTACAGTAAATGGGACTGAATTTAAACCAGGGGACAAAATAGAAG TTAATCTGTCTGGGCCGGattttgaaggatttttcaTACAGGCGCGAGATGCAGAACACTTGGATAGCCCTGCAGTTGGTTCTTTTATGTTAGTTGACCAGAGACTTTCTCAGCTTCTGACGTGTGGCCATACAAAG AACTCAGCGGTCAGTCACACAAgtaaagcaaagaagaaatacGTGAAAGTTTATTGGATTGCTCCTGGAGATGCACCAAAACATGTACAGTTTCT AGCCACAGTTGTGAAGAAGTACAAGACTTTCTGGGTAAAGATTCCTGGTGCCATTGTTTCTCAGCCTAATGCACCATCGCCAACAACATCCTTGCACAGAACATCAGAGACTGTATCAACTTCACATCCAATTTCTTACTTAACAAAGCCA TTTAATGCATCAGGCTGTGGAAATACGAAGTTCTGCATTAGGAATCCTTCAAGCTGTGATCCTGAAAGtgcttcctgttttttcttatcctttcaACGAGAGAGGAGCTCAGTACTCATTGAGATGAGTGGTCCCAGTGAAGGATACTTAGCATTTGCATTGTCCCATGACCAGTGGATG GGCGGTGATAATGCATATCTATGTGTTAATGAGGACCACCGCGTTAGCATAAGCAGTGCCTACCTGAAGGGACGAAGTCCGCCTGTTTTGGATTCAGAG AATGCACTTGAAGATGTGTCCTGGAGACTTGCAAATGGTGTTCTTCAATGTTCTTTCAGAAGGAATATTCATTTTACTCCTTATAAAGGGAGGTTTAGTCTGGATGCCAGTTACTACATCTTTCTAGCAGATGGGGAGGCTAGTGAAG GGGGACTAATATACAAACATCATCGTCAGCCTCTGATCACCAGTGGAATGTACAATATCACAGGACTCCCACAGGATATTGGAGGTTCCCGCTCACCCCAACTTATCAAGGCTCATG GTGCTCTGATGTTTGTTGCCTGGGTTACTACAGTTAGCATTGGTGTTATTGTTGCACGATTCTTCAAACCTGTCTGGTCTCATTCACTCCTGTTTGGAAAGGAGATATGGTTTCAG GTGCATCGTATGCTTATGTTAACCACAGTCATGTGCacaagcatttcttttgttttgccttttataTACCGAGGAGGTTGGTGCAAA CAAGCAGGTTTTCATCCATATCTCGGCTGTACTGTGATGGCCCTGGCAATTTTTCAGGCTCTTATGGCAGGTTTCAGACCATCTCCACATGCACCGAG gAGGCAGTTGTTTAACTGGTTTCACTGGAGCACTGGTACAACAGCTAGAATACTAGCTG TTGTGACTATGTTCTTGGGAATGGATCTACCAGCGCTTGACCTACCAGACCCGTGGGACACCTATACGATGATTGGTTTTGTAGCTTGGCACGTTGGGATCGATGTTCTTCTGGAAATACACAGCTACTGTCTCATACGTAAAG TTGAAGTGATAGAGGATGACAGAGTACAGATATTGCAGTCACTCACATCTGCAGAAGCAGAG GGTCATCTGTTTAAACGGATTGTGTTAACCATCTATGTTTGTGGAAATATAGTGTTCCTCATTGCCTTCCTGGTAGCAATCAACCAAATCTGA
- the FRRS1 gene encoding ferric-chelate reductase 1 isoform X3, producing MELSRLAFAVWMFICLCRPLDGYPNGKIREVCSSMMPHHGSSPQLSPEHIITVNGTEFKPGDKIEVNLSGPDFEGFFIQARDAEHLDSPAVGSFMLVDQRLSQLLTCGHTKNSAVSHTSKAKKKYVKVYWIAPGDAPKHVQFLATVVKKYKTFWVKIPGAIVSQPNAPSPTTSLHRTSETVSTSHPISYLTKPFNASGCGNTKFCIRNPSSCDPESASCFFLSFQRERSSVLIEMSGPSEGYLAFALSHDQWMGGDNAYLCVNEDHRVSISSAYLKGRSPPVLDSENALEDVSWRLANGVLQCSFRRNIHFTPYKGRFSLDASYYIFLADGEASEGGLIYKHHRQPLITSGMYNITGLPQDIGGSRSPQLIKAHGALMFVAWVTTVSIGVIVARFFKPVWSHSLLFGKEIWFQVHRMLMLTTVMCTSISFVLPFIYRGGWCKQAGFHPYLGCTVMALAIFQALMAGFRPSPHAPRRQLFNWFHWSTGTTARILAVVTMFLGMDLPALDLPDPWDTYTMIGFVAWHVGIDVLLEIHSYCLIRKVEVIEDDRVQILQSLTSAEAEGHLFKRIVLTIYVCGNIVFLIAFLVAINQI from the exons ATGGAGCTGTCGAgacttgcttttgctgtttggATGTTTATTTGCCTCTGTAGACCTCTGGATGGTTATCCAAACGGAAAAATAAGAGAAGTCTGCAGTAGCATGATGCCTCATCATGGTAGCTCTCCCCAGCTGTCACCTGAGCACATTATTACAGTAAATGGGACTGAATTTAAACCAGGGGACAAAATAGAAG TTAATCTGTCTGGGCCGGattttgaaggatttttcaTACAGGCGCGAGATGCAGAACACTTGGATAGCCCTGCAGTTGGTTCTTTTATGTTAGTTGACCAGAGACTTTCTCAGCTTCTGACGTGTGGCCATACAAAG AACTCAGCGGTCAGTCACACAAgtaaagcaaagaagaaatacGTGAAAGTTTATTGGATTGCTCCTGGAGATGCACCAAAACATGTACAGTTTCT AGCCACAGTTGTGAAGAAGTACAAGACTTTCTGGGTAAAGATTCCTGGTGCCATTGTTTCTCAGCCTAATGCACCATCGCCAACAACATCCTTGCACAGAACATCAGAGACTGTATCAACTTCACATCCAATTTCTTACTTAACAAAGCCA TTTAATGCATCAGGCTGTGGAAATACGAAGTTCTGCATTAGGAATCCTTCAAGCTGTGATCCTGAAAGtgcttcctgttttttcttatcctttcaACGAGAGAGGAGCTCAGTACTCATTGAGATGAGTGGTCCCAGTGAAGGATACTTAGCATTTGCATTGTCCCATGACCAGTGGATG GGCGGTGATAATGCATATCTATGTGTTAATGAGGACCACCGCGTTAGCATAAGCAGTGCCTACCTGAAGGGACGAAGTCCGCCTGTTTTGGATTCAGAG AATGCACTTGAAGATGTGTCCTGGAGACTTGCAAATGGTGTTCTTCAATGTTCTTTCAGAAGGAATATTCATTTTACTCCTTATAAAGGGAGGTTTAGTCTGGATGCCAGTTACTACATCTTTCTAGCAGATGGGGAGGCTAGTGAAG GGGGACTAATATACAAACATCATCGTCAGCCTCTGATCACCAGTGGAATGTACAATATCACAGGACTCCCACAGGATATTGGAGGTTCCCGCTCACCCCAACTTATCAAGGCTCATG GTGCTCTGATGTTTGTTGCCTGGGTTACTACAGTTAGCATTGGTGTTATTGTTGCACGATTCTTCAAACCTGTCTGGTCTCATTCACTCCTGTTTGGAAAGGAGATATGGTTTCAG GTGCATCGTATGCTTATGTTAACCACAGTCATGTGCacaagcatttcttttgttttgccttttataTACCGAGGAGGTTGGTGCAAA CAAGCAGGTTTTCATCCATATCTCGGCTGTACTGTGATGGCCCTGGCAATTTTTCAGGCTCTTATGGCAGGTTTCAGACCATCTCCACATGCACCGAG gAGGCAGTTGTTTAACTGGTTTCACTGGAGCACTGGTACAACAGCTAGAATACTAGCTG TTGTGACTATGTTCTTGGGAATGGATCTACCAGCGCTTGACCTACCAGACCCGTGGGACACCTATACGATGATTGGTTTTGTAGCTTGGCACGTTGGGATCGATGTTCTTCTGGAAATACACAGCTACTGTCTCATACGTAAAG TTGAAGTGATAGAGGATGACAGAGTACAGATATTGCAGTCACTCACATCTGCAGAAGCAGAG GGTCATCTGTTTAAACGGATTGTGTTAACCATCTATGTTTGTGGAAATATAGTGTTCCTCATTGCCTTCCTGGTAGCAATCAACCAAATCTGA
- the FRRS1 gene encoding ferric-chelate reductase 1 isoform X4 has protein sequence MLVDQRLSQLLTCGHTKNSAVSHTSKAKKKYVKVYWIAPGDAPKHVQFLATVVKKYKTFWVKIPGAIVSQPNAPSPTTSLHRTSETVSTSHPISYLTKPFNASGCGNTKFCIRNPSSCDPESASCFFLSFQRERSSVLIEMSGPSEGYLAFALSHDQWMGGDNAYLCVNEDHRVSISSAYLKGRSPPVLDSENALEDVSWRLANGVLQCSFRRNIHFTPYKGRFSLDASYYIFLADGEASEGGLIYKHHRQPLITSGMYNITGLPQDIGGSRSPQLIKAHGALMFVAWVTTVSIGVIVARFFKPVWSHSLLFGKEIWFQVHRMLMLTTVMCTSISFVLPFIYRGGWCKQAGFHPYLGCTVMALAIFQALMAGFRPSPHAPRRQLFNWFHWSTGTTARILAVVTMFLGMDLPALDLPDPWDTYTMIGFVAWHVGIDVLLEIHSYCLIRKVEVIEDDRVQILQSLTSAEAEGHLFKRIVLTIYVCGNIVFLIAFLVAINQI, from the exons ATGTTAGTTGACCAGAGACTTTCTCAGCTTCTGACGTGTGGCCATACAAAG AACTCAGCGGTCAGTCACACAAgtaaagcaaagaagaaatacGTGAAAGTTTATTGGATTGCTCCTGGAGATGCACCAAAACATGTACAGTTTCT AGCCACAGTTGTGAAGAAGTACAAGACTTTCTGGGTAAAGATTCCTGGTGCCATTGTTTCTCAGCCTAATGCACCATCGCCAACAACATCCTTGCACAGAACATCAGAGACTGTATCAACTTCACATCCAATTTCTTACTTAACAAAGCCA TTTAATGCATCAGGCTGTGGAAATACGAAGTTCTGCATTAGGAATCCTTCAAGCTGTGATCCTGAAAGtgcttcctgttttttcttatcctttcaACGAGAGAGGAGCTCAGTACTCATTGAGATGAGTGGTCCCAGTGAAGGATACTTAGCATTTGCATTGTCCCATGACCAGTGGATG GGCGGTGATAATGCATATCTATGTGTTAATGAGGACCACCGCGTTAGCATAAGCAGTGCCTACCTGAAGGGACGAAGTCCGCCTGTTTTGGATTCAGAG AATGCACTTGAAGATGTGTCCTGGAGACTTGCAAATGGTGTTCTTCAATGTTCTTTCAGAAGGAATATTCATTTTACTCCTTATAAAGGGAGGTTTAGTCTGGATGCCAGTTACTACATCTTTCTAGCAGATGGGGAGGCTAGTGAAG GGGGACTAATATACAAACATCATCGTCAGCCTCTGATCACCAGTGGAATGTACAATATCACAGGACTCCCACAGGATATTGGAGGTTCCCGCTCACCCCAACTTATCAAGGCTCATG GTGCTCTGATGTTTGTTGCCTGGGTTACTACAGTTAGCATTGGTGTTATTGTTGCACGATTCTTCAAACCTGTCTGGTCTCATTCACTCCTGTTTGGAAAGGAGATATGGTTTCAG GTGCATCGTATGCTTATGTTAACCACAGTCATGTGCacaagcatttcttttgttttgccttttataTACCGAGGAGGTTGGTGCAAA CAAGCAGGTTTTCATCCATATCTCGGCTGTACTGTGATGGCCCTGGCAATTTTTCAGGCTCTTATGGCAGGTTTCAGACCATCTCCACATGCACCGAG gAGGCAGTTGTTTAACTGGTTTCACTGGAGCACTGGTACAACAGCTAGAATACTAGCTG TTGTGACTATGTTCTTGGGAATGGATCTACCAGCGCTTGACCTACCAGACCCGTGGGACACCTATACGATGATTGGTTTTGTAGCTTGGCACGTTGGGATCGATGTTCTTCTGGAAATACACAGCTACTGTCTCATACGTAAAG TTGAAGTGATAGAGGATGACAGAGTACAGATATTGCAGTCACTCACATCTGCAGAAGCAGAG GGTCATCTGTTTAAACGGATTGTGTTAACCATCTATGTTTGTGGAAATATAGTGTTCCTCATTGCCTTCCTGGTAGCAATCAACCAAATCTGA